Proteins co-encoded in one Accipiter gentilis chromosome 5, bAccGen1.1, whole genome shotgun sequence genomic window:
- the DRD2 gene encoding D(2) dopamine receptor — protein MDPLNLSWYNGDIGDRNWSKPLNESSADQKPQYNYYALLLTLLIFVIVFGNVLVCMAVSREKALQTTTNYLIVSLAVADLLVATLVMPWVVYLEVVGEWRFSRIHCDIFVTLDVMMCTASILNLCAISIDRYTAVAMPMLYNTRYSSKRRVTVMIAVVWVLSFAISCPLLFGLNNTDENECIIANPAFVVYSSIVSFYVPFIVTLLVYVQIYIVLRKRRKRVNTKRSSHGLDSDTRAPLKDKCTHPEDVKLCTVIVKSNGSFQVNKRKVEAESHIEEMEMEMVSSTSPPEKTTTKPAAPSSHQLVVPVASNQGTNSTLQAPLDSPGKVEKNGHAKETPHTAKVFEIQSMPNGKTRTSLKTVSRRKLSQQKEKKATQMLAIVLGVFIICWLPFFITHILNMHCDCNIPPAMYSAFTWLGYVNSAVNPIIYTTFNIEFRKAFMKILHC, from the exons ATGGATCCCCTAAACCTCTCTTGGTACAACGGTGACATCGGTGACAGGAACTGGAGCAAGCCACTCAACGAGTCCAGTGCAGACCAGAAGCCTCAGTATAACTACTATGCCTTGCTGCTCACCCTCCTCATCTTTGTCATTGTTTTTGGCAATGTGCTGGTGTGTATGGCTGTGTCCAGGGAAAAAGCCCTTCAGACTACCACTAATTACCTGATTGTGAGTTTGGCAGTGGCAGATCTCTTGGTAGCAACTCTGGTCATGCCTTGGGTGGTCTATCTGGAG GTGGTTGGTGAGTGGAGGTTTAGTCGGATCCACTGTGATATCTTTGTAACCCTTGATGTTATGATGTGTACTGCCAGTATCCTCAACCTCTGTGCCATCAGCATTGACAG GTACACAGCAGTAGCAATGCCAATGCTGTATAATACCCGCTACAGCTCGAAGCGCAGGGTCACGGTCATGATTGCTGTGGTCTGGGTGCTTTCATTTGCCATCTCCTGCCCACTCCTCTTTGGCCTCAACAACACAG ATGAGAATGAATGCATCATTGCCAATCCTGCCTTTGTCGTGTACTCCTCTATCGTCTCCTTCTACGTTCCCTTCATTGTCACCCTGCTGGTGTATGTGCAGATTTACATAGTGCTCCGGAAGCGCAGGAAGCGTGTCAACACCAAGCGCAGCAGCCATGGCCTGGACTCAGACACACGAGCCCCGCTGAAG GACAAATGCACTCATCCAGAAGACGTCAAGCTCTGCACAGTTATTGTGAAGTCCAATGGGAGTTTCCAAGTTAATAAGCGCAAAGTG GAGGCAGAGAGCCACATAGAAGAGATGGAAATGGAGATGGTGTCCAGCACCAGTCCCCCTgagaaaaccaccaccaaacctgCGGCACCAAGTAGCCATCAGTTGGTTGTGCCAGTTGCTTCAAATCAGGGCACCAACTCAACCCTGCAGGCACCCTTGGACAGCCCTGGGAAAGTAGAGAAGAATGGACATGCCAAAGAAACACCCCACACAGCCAAGGTCTTTGAGATCCAGTCTATGCCCAATGGGAAGACAAGGACATCTCTCAAGACTGTGAGCAGGAGGAAACTGTcacaacagaaggaaaagaaagccacTCAGATGCTAGCCATTGTACTCG gTGTTTTCATCATCTGCTGGCTCCCATTCTTCATCACTCACATCCTGAACATGCACTGCGATTGCAACATCCCCCCAGCAATGTACAGCGCCTTTACGTGGCTTGGATATGTCAACAGTGCTGTCAACCCAATTATTTACACCACCTTCAACATTGAATTTCGCAAAGCTTTCATGAAGATCCTCCACTGTTAA